One genomic window of Anaeromyxobacter diazotrophicus includes the following:
- a CDS encoding adenylyltransferase/cytidyltransferase family protein, whose translation MPKRLRLEDLAGLRAEASAAGRTIALANGVFDLFHVGHLRYLEGAKRLADLLVVAVNGDASARLLGKGPGRPVVPEDERAEIVAALACVDRVVVFDTKDVVPVIRLLRPDVQVKGTDYTPDTIPEAAEVRSYGGRVAVAGDPKDHSTTALLGKLRT comes from the coding sequence ATGCCGAAGCGGCTCCGGCTGGAAGACCTGGCGGGCCTGCGGGCCGAGGCGAGCGCGGCGGGGCGCACCATCGCGCTGGCGAACGGCGTCTTCGACCTCTTCCACGTCGGCCACCTGCGCTACCTCGAGGGCGCGAAGCGGCTCGCGGACCTGCTGGTGGTGGCGGTGAACGGCGACGCCTCCGCCCGCCTGCTCGGCAAGGGGCCCGGGCGCCCGGTGGTGCCGGAGGACGAGCGCGCCGAGATCGTGGCCGCGCTCGCCTGCGTGGACCGCGTGGTGGTGTTCGACACGAAGGACGTGGTCCCGGTCATCCGCCTCCTCCGCCCCGACGTGCAGGTGAAGGGCACCGACTACACGCCCGACACCATCCCCGAGGCGGCCGAGGTGCGGAGCTACGGCGGGCGGGTGGCGGTGGCGGGCGACCCCAAGGACCACTCGACCACCGCCCTGCTCGGGAAGCTCAGG